One window of Lacerta agilis isolate rLacAgi1 chromosome 14, rLacAgi1.pri, whole genome shotgun sequence genomic DNA carries:
- the LOC117057879 gene encoding olfactory receptor 10A7-like, giving the protein MSLPILKADDNATRENGFVLLGLMNHPDLQVFLFIVFLLVYIIIVLGNMLIFIMVIADPSLHTPMYFFLKVLSFLDICYSSVTLPQMLVNFLSENKRISYTGCATQMFFLLFLGASECFLLAVMAYDRYVAICKPLRYMIIMNQKVCLSLTVLSWFMGHLVSLLQTAWVFTLPFCGTNQINYFFCDIPPLIKLSCIDTSLYEMQLFTAAVLVVFTPFSLIIVSYFLIISNVLKMTSSEGRQKAFSTCSSHVLVVTLYYGSGSLIYLRPKSLDAQDSDKFLALVYTTITPMLNPIIYTLRNKEVNGAIKRMVTKTKNRKLFFHR; this is encoded by the exons ATGAGTTTGCCCATCCTAAAGGCAGATGAT AATGCTACAAGAGAGAATGGATTTGTCCTCTTGGGTTTAATGAATCATCCTGACCTGCAGGTGTTTTTGTTCATTGTCTTTCTATTGGTTTACATAATAATAGTGTTGGGGAACATGCTCATTTTCATCATGGTCATAGCAGATCCATCACTTCACACACCAATGTATTTCTTTCTGAAGGTCTTGTCTTTCCTGGACATTTGCTACTCTTCAGTGACCCTGCCCCAAATGCTGGTTAATTTCCTATCAGAGAACAAGAGAATTTCCTACACTGGATGTGCCACACAAATGTTCTTCTTGCTTTTCTTAGGGGCATCAGAATGCTTCCTCCTGGCTGTTATGGCCTATGACCGTTATGTGGCCATATGCAAACCACTGAGATACATGATCATCATGAACCAGAAAGTTTGCCTTTCACTGACTGTCCTCTCATGGTTCATGGGCCACTTGGTGTCTCTGCTTCAGACAGCTTGGGTCTTCACTCTGCCATTCTGTGGAACAAAccaaattaattattttttctgtGATATCCCACCACTCATCAAGCTTTCATGCATTGACACTTCTTTGTATGAAATGCAGCTCTTTACAGCTGCCGTCCTAGTTGTTTTCACCCCCTTCTCCCTTATCATTGTGTCCTACTTTCTGATTATTTCCAACGTCCTGAAGATGACATCCTCAGAAGGGCGTCAGAAAGCTTTCTCCACCTGCTCTTCTCATGTCTTGGTGGTGACCCTGTACTATGGCAGTGGCAGCTTGATTTATCTAAGGCCCAAATCACTTGATGCTCAGGATAGTGACAAATTCTTGGCTTTGGTGTACACCACCATCACGCCCATGCTGAACCCTATTATCTATACCCTAAGGAATAAGGAAGTAAATGGTGCCATTAAGAGGATGGTGACCAAGACCAAGAACAGAAAATTATTTTTTCACAGATGA
- the LOC117059185 gene encoding olfactory receptor 10A7-like: MKWKNQTTVMEFILIGFSTMPNIELFLFPLVLMMYIVTVTGNVLIIVIVMIDPALQSPMYFFLRNLSFIEICFTLDTIPKMLVNLLLKHKSISYVGCAIQMSCFFYFGCAECFLLAVMSYDRYVAICNPLHYATVMNRNFCHKLVGGVWVIGIPVSLLQAAWIFSLPFCGPKEVNHFFCDAPPVLKLVCADTYLFEMQAIASTLLFLMFPFVLILISYIRIITTILRISSAEGRHKAFSTCSSHLIVVTLFYGSGSIVYLRPNSNYSPEVKKMLSLFYAVLTPMLNPIIYTLRNHEVKEAMKRILGQKIFS; the protein is encoded by the coding sequence ATGAAGTGGAAAAACCAAACAACTGTGATGGAATTTATCCTCATTGGTTTTTCAACCATGCCAAATATAGAGCTGTTTTTGTTTCCCCTAGTCTTGATGATGTACATTGTGACAGTGACTGGGAACGTCCTCATCATTGTGATTGTCATGATAGACCCAGCTCTTCAATCGCCAATGTACTTCTTCCTGAGGAACTTGTCCTTCATTGAGATCTGCTTCACTTTAGACACAATCCCTAAAATGCTAGTCAACCTTCTGCTGAAGCATAAAAGTATTTCTTACGTCGGCTGTGCCATTCAAATGTCTTGCTTCTTCTATTTTGGATGTGCTGAGTGTTTCCTTTTAGCTGTCATGTCCTATGACCGCTATGTTGCTATTTGTAACCCCTTGCACTATGCCACTGTCATGAACAGGAATTTCTGCCACAAGTTGGTGGGTGGGGTGTGGGTCATTGGCATTCCTGTATCACTATTGCAGGCAGCTTGGATCTTTAGTCTCCCCTTTTGTGGACCCAAAGAAGTCAATCACTTTTTCTGTGATGCACCACCAGTACTGAAGTTAGTTTGTGCTGATACTTACTTATTTGAAATGCAAGCCATTGCCTCTACGCTCTTGTTCCTCATGTTTCCTTTCGTACTCATCCTGATCTCCTACATACGCATCATTACCACCATCCTCAGAATATCTTCAGCAGAGGGCAGACACAAAGCCTTCTCTACTTGCTCGTCTCATCTCATTGTGGTGACATTGTTCTATGGAAGTGGGAGCATTGTCTATCTGAGACCCAACTCCAACTATTCCCCAGAAGTCAAAAAAATGCTGTCTCTATTTTATGCCGTCCTCACACCCATGCTAAACCCCATTATCTATACTCTGAGGAACCATGAAGTGAAGGAAGCTATGAAGAGAATTCTTGGGCAGAAAATCTTCTCCTAG
- the LOC117058610 gene encoding olfactory receptor 2F1-like codes for MEQHNQTSIKEFIFVGFSSNRGANLCLFAVVLSMYFITLTGNTLIIVAIRIDPRLSTPKYFFLTNLSFLDICYTTSVVPQLLVHFLTSPKTISFNRCMAQLCISLTLGSIEFILLAAMAYDRYVAVCYPLHYKVIMNRTVCIQLALASWIGGFLNALVQTGFTMRLHFCTFNIINHFACEVLGVIKLACSETFINEIMLMVAGVIVLLIPCILIMLSYVYIIRAILRIQSSEGRHRAFSTCSSHLTVVTFCYGTAAFAYMNPKTNTSPNQDKMLAFVYAVVTPMLNPIIYSLRNKEVKGALAKAIRKNIPTES; via the coding sequence ATGGAACAACACAACCAGACTAGTATCAAAGAGTTCATATTTGTGGGATTCTCCAGCAATCGAGGTGCCAATTTGTGTCTCTTTGCAGTGGTTCTCTCCATGTACTTCATCACCCTGACAGGTAACACACTCATCATTGTGGCCATCCGTATCGACCCACGGCTCAGCACACCAAAGTACTTCTTCCTGACCAATCTTTCTTTCCTGGACATCTGCTACACAACGAGTGTGGTGCCTCAACTGCTGGTTCATTTCCTGACTAGTCCAAAGACCATCTCCTTCAACAGATGCATGGCCCAGCTCTGTATCTCTTTGACCTTGGGCAGCATTGAGTTTATCCTGTTGGCAGCCATGGCTTATGACAGATATGTGGCTGTTTGCTATCCCTTGCATTATAAAGTCATCATGAATAGGACAGTGTGTATTCAGTTGGCACTAGCTTCCTGGATTGGTGGCTTCCTCAATGCTCTAGTGCAAACTGGGTTCACCATGCGCCTTCACTTCTGCACTTTCAACATCATCAACCACTTTGCTTGTGAAGTCCTGGGTGTTATCAAGTTAGCTTGCTCAGAGACCTTTATCAATGAGATCATGCTGATGGTGGCAGGGGTCATTGTGCTACTCATCCCCTGCATCTTGATAATGCTTTCTTATGTGTATATAATCCGTGCTATTCTACGCATCCAATCTTCAGAAGGTCGGCACAGAGCCTTCTCCACATGTTCCTCTCACCTGACTGTTGTCACTTTCTGttatggaacagctgcatttgCTTATATGAACCCTAAAACAAACACTTCACCCAACCAAGACAAGATGTTGGCTTTCGTTTATGCTGTGGTCACTCCAATGCTTAATCCTATCATCTATAGTTTAAGAAACAAGGAAGTCAAAGGAGCCTTGGCTAAAGCAATAAGGAAAAACATCCCCACAGAAAGCTAA
- the LOC117057881 gene encoding olfactory receptor 2D3-like, which translates to MWRQNWTSVNEFILLGFTTHPTLQHVLLVLCLAITLATMFGNSLIIYLVWVDSRLHTAMYFFIGNLSFLDMLFTMITVPQMLVHLASGINTITFNRCMAQLNLTLSCGMTECFILALMAYDRYVAICQPLRYPTIMRMQVCIQMAGACWLGGFFNAATLTVVTINFPFCGPNQINHFFCEEPAVLQLACMDTYIVKVLIFGLSVIVLMLPFTFIVISYIHIAKVVLSMHSASGRQRAFSTCATHLTVVTLFYSTIGFTYLQPQSSRVADQEKRASVFYALVSPMLNPIIYSLRNKDVKGALAKAMGKVS; encoded by the coding sequence ATGTGGAGACAGAATTGGACATCCGTGAATGAATTCATTCTTCTTGGCTTCACCACTCACCCCACATTGCAGCACGTCCTCTTGGTGCTCTGCCTGGCTATAACTCTGGCTACCATGTTTGGGAACAGCCTCATCATCTACTTGGTGTGGGTTGACTCACGCCTACACACAGCCATGTACTTTTTCATTGGTAACCTCTCTTTTCTGGACATGCTCTTCACAATGATTACTGTCCCTCAGATGCTTGTCCACCTGGCCTCTGGGATAAATACCATTACCTTCAACAGATGCATGGCCCAACTCAACCTGACTCTGTCCTGTGGGATGACTGAGTGCTTCATCCTGGCTCTCATGGCATATGATCGCTACGTGGCCATATGTCAACCACTGCGGTACCCAACCATCATGAGGATGCAAGTGTGTATCCAGATGGCAGGAGCCTGTTGGCTAGGAGGCTTCTTCAATGCTGCAACACTTACAGTTGTAACCATAAATTTTCCCTTCTGTGGGCCCAACCAAATCAACCATTTCTTTTGCGAGGAGCCTGCTGTTTTGCAGCTGGCTTGCATGGACACCTATATAGTAAAAGTCCTTATATTTGGCCTGAGTGTCATTGTGCTCATGTTGCCTTTCACTTTTATAGTGATCTCCTACATCCACATTGCCAAGGTGGTGCTCAGCATGCACTCAGCAAGCGGACGGCAACGAGCTTTCTCCACCTGTGCTACCCACCTCACTGTTGTCACATTGTTCTACAGCACCATTGGCTTCACATACTTGCAGCCCCAGTCCAGCCGTGTGGCTGACCAGGAAAAGAGAGCCTCAGTTTTCTATGCTCTGGTCTCCCCCATGCTGAACCCTATCATTTATAGTCTGAGAAATAAGGACGTTAAGGGAGCTTTGGCCAAAGCAATGGGGAAAGTCAGCTGA
- the LOC117058768 gene encoding olfactory receptor 6B1-like, protein MTMAEGRNQTIITELILQGFGDFQDLQIVFFILFLTIYILTMTGNILIVGLVVTNHNLHTPMYFFLANLSCLETFYTSTILPKVLVSSLTADRAISIPGCITQFYFFSSLIVTECSLLAMMSYDRYIAICKPLHYATLMNNRLCLLMATGSWINGFLAMSIMMYPMSRLTFCGPNEIEHFFCDFTPVARIACTEAHKFELMGFIFSVIYILPPFLLTLTSYMFIITTILRIPSATGRKKAFSTCSSHLAVVTIYYGTLIIVYVLPNTENMRKLNKVFSAFYTILTPLVNPLIYSLRNREVKESFRKSVGRLTRSLMPHKIQNNVFKLG, encoded by the coding sequence ATGACAATGGCAGAAGGGAGAAATCAAACCATCATCACAGAATTGATTCTGCAGGGATTTGGGGATTTTCAAGACCTACAGATTGTCTTCTTCATCTTGTTTCTAACTATATACATCCTTACAATGACTGGAAACATCCTCATTGTTGGATTAGTTGTGACAAACCACAACCTCCACACTCCTATGTACTTTTTCCTGGCAAACCTGTCTTGCTTGGAGACCTTCTACACTTCAACCATCTTGCCCAAGGTCCTTGTCAGTTCCCTGACTGCAGACAGAGCTATTTCCATCCCTGGCTGCATCACACAATTCTATTTCTTTAGTTCTCTGATAGTTACTGAATGCAGTCTCCTAGCTATGATGTCTTACGACAGATACATAGCAATATGTAAGCCCCTGCATTATGCAACCCTAATGAACAACAGGCTCTGCCTTCTCATGGCAACTGGGTCTTGGATTAATGGGTTTCTAGCAATGTCAATAATGATGTACCCGATGTCAAGGTTGACGTTCTGCGGCCCCAATGAAATCGAACATTTCTTTTGTGACTTTACCCCAGTAGCAAGAATTGCTTGCACTGAAGCACATAAATTTGAATTGATGGGTTTCATATTTTCAGTCATTTACATCCTTCCTCCTTTTCTATTGACTTTGACATCATATATGTTCATCATCACCACTATTTTGAGAATCCcatctgctactggaaggaaaaaggcCTTCTCCACATGCTCATCTCACCTTGCCGTGGTTACGATTTATTATGGCACCCTAATCATAGTTTACGTGTTGCCCAATACTGAAAATATGAGAAAGCTAAACAAAGTCTTCTCTGCTTTTTACACCATTCTGACACCTCTGGTCAATCCACTGATATACAGTCTCAGGAACAGAGAAGTGAAAGAGTCTTTTAGGAAGTCTGTTGGCAGACTGACTCGTAGCTTAATGCCCCATAAAatccaaaataatgtttttaaattagGGTGA